The Haliaeetus albicilla chromosome 27, bHalAlb1.1, whole genome shotgun sequence genome segment taaagcactcTCTCTCTAGACTCATACGtctttacaaagaaaatggCAAGCAATCCAGAACATTCAAAGCATAACGACATTCAGATGTGTCTAGACATAAATAGCAACTTCTAAACCAAGAATTTGCCTCTGGAGTCTTTTCAGTAGGCCctcaaatagaaaatatttaaagggaGATCATGATAGTataatttctctttgtttgAGGCAAGGATGGAGTGAATGTGTCATAAGGCACTaagaaagaacaagagaaatcTCAGTGAGCCAAAATGAAAGGACTTCATTATAGACAAAATCCTCACTCCATTTAAATCAATCATAAATCTGTTGACTTCAGTAGCCAAGGATTTCATGACACAGCTTCAACCAAAAACAATTTTCAGCACCATATTGTACAATTTGAGGCCTcgattttctctttttctgtaaattacTAAGGATCTTCATACACAAGAGCTGCAGGATCCGGCCATATGCCTATGGCAGAGCCCCCACTGGAAGCCGTGGCTGGAGCAGGGCTCACCAGCAGCTTCCAACAACCCCTTGAGCAATATCGCAAACTTCCAGAATGGAAAAACTCTTTCTAAATGTGAGTATTACTTgggatttctttgtgtgttagTAAATCATTGGAATGTCACTGCTAACAAGTTAGTGTTTTAACAAATTTACATTAAAGGGTGCCCTCAAGAATAGCTGGCACACAACCGGCGATAGGGAGGCACTAACACTACCTGCTAACAGCACCCAGTCGTACCACCGCTGACCTCTCCCAAGCAGGAGATGTGGGAGACTGAAACACTCTCCTCACATCCCGGTTTCCAGGGAAAGACACCAGCAATGAGTGAAAGAAGGAGAGATCCGCCTTTGCCTCGTGGGTTATCACACTGCaaccacacacacccccccttATCTACAAACACAACAAGCTTGAAGCAGATGAATCGCAATGCAAAGACCTGTAACTTCTCCCGGTTTATTTCTTTATACAGAAGAGCAAGCACACAAACAAAACTAGGAACAACAAATTGAGTTCTCCAGTCTACTCCCTTTCCCACTTAATAAACGGTATGCTTTGCTACCACTTAATTCAATGGAAAAATTCCTTTAGGTCTCCATGGGAACAGCATTGGGTCTATAATACTTAACTATAAGTACCAAATTCTATAAGCTTTGGCTGAAACTTTTTAGTGTCCTTTTAAAGATCTCTGCGGATAAAGAACTTCAGGCTCTGCAGTCAATAAAGTCAATGAAGCAGCTTTCACAGGCATCAAAAGTTCACTTTCAAACTTTTCTACAAAATAGTTACTGGAATTTGGGGAAAGCGAGCACAAAGAAAACACTGTAATAACTAACACAATGACCCTTTCAACAAGGAAAGTGAGCAgcctttttaatgaaattggACTTAACATACGTTTGGACCAGACAGTGAAAGGAAATCTCTCACCAGCACATCACAAGGGCAATAATGTGTAAACAGATAATAGCAAGAGCTGTGTGGTTCATAATTAATTCAAAAGAGATGGCATTTCTGCCTTCTTCTAGGTTTTGGTCAGTCATTGAAGACAATTTCCCTCTCAGTCTGTGTGAAGTACTGTATTTCAGAACTAAATCCTTCTATTCTCATATAACGTGAAGTAATAAAGATAACAATATTTGCATTTCCTGGACATTGTACTTGTGTGGCAGAATTCTGGACAAAACCCTGAACCCATAATCTTCTCTTCACATCCAAATAAACTTCAGAAtgaacagaaatataaataatacataaGTGTTGATGATAATGAACAGTGTTATTAATAATCTGACGCTGAAACCAAGCAGTTCAAAATTCAACTCGGCTTTGAAAAGAATGTGGAAGTGTTCACTGATTTGTAAGCAAAGGTTTATCTAGGATAAAAATGAACGTGGGTCTCAGATGCTTGGGATGACCTTACTTTGACCAACTAGTTCCCTGATGAATATATATTTAGGTTCCCCTTTGTGCCCAAGCTCCAGGGGTGCGGAGGTGTTGCGGTGCCAGGTAGAGCCTCTGCTCCGGCTGCAGTATCCTTTCCAGCTTCACGGCTCCCCAGCTCAGCCTATGGTATGTGTACCAAATTGGCAGCTGTCAGAATTATTCAGCTTAGAAATGAATCAGACACGGCAGTTAACGACCCAAAttgaaaaacaaggaaagaaacacaagatCTTTTCAGTTACACGGGTTGAGGACTGATTACCCTGTGCTACAGGTGGAGGCTTGGGTAAGCGAAGCCTACCCACCTTCAATGCTAACGGCCTCTACAGCGAGGTCTCTAATAAATCAGTCAGCGCCATCATACCATAATACTGCCTTTATACTGTAGTTTGACCCAGCCCTGGCACATGTTTAAgggcaaaaataatttattttatgacaTCACTGAATTCCTGATTAAAACATTCACATGCTGggattttaaaatgcactttctTTTACTAACATTTTCGCTAGCTCAGAAAATCCCACGCTACGTGCTTTGACCACATCATAAAGAAAAAGGCTTCATTTTGGATGCTGAACAACATACACTGTTTAAGAGTAGCATGTTTACTTTCTGGCAGGATACAGCTTTCACACAGACCAGCTCAGAAATACAGCTCTGACACAAGCATTAAGAATGGATTCAGGCAGCCATGGAGGCTGGAACATTACCATTAGTGGGACAGTACCAAACACAGAAGATACCCTGtcttaaaaatctttattttcagtgcagaaaCATGGGAGAATGACAAGAAACCTTTAGGGAATATTGCAATTTCCATAGCTTGTGATGCTAATTACAGTCATTATCACAGAGTCTAAAAAGTTCTGCGtattttttgttctctgctcATGGTAACTGGGATGTGAGACAAACTCAAGGTGCAATGACAAtgttaagcaaaaaaaaaaccccaaacccaaaccctaaaccccaaaccccatttGTTTTCAGTACTGCTACCTAATTATTTAAAGtttctaaaataataaactCAAAAAGCCCTCTCCTCTCctatgtacatacatacacatgaTCCAAGGtatattattttctaaaatgacaACTTCTATCCTTTGAAtgcacagcaaaagcagaacagcagagGGTTTTTAATGGGTTCTATTCTTTGATtctacatatttaattttttttttttttagatttagcttctttttcctttgcctcttacaccatttcttttaatataaacaGATTTCTAGAGATTAACTGTGAAGAAGACTCATGTTCAACAAAACTGTCCACATGGGTACAATAATACACAATTCTTTGGTCTCCTGGTTTTGGACTGCTTTTATCCCAAAagcttttatgaaataaaaaggaacGCCTCCTAAATCACTCACCACTCTGGCTGCATGGCATTCGTATGGCCCAAGGGCTGGATCCAAGCAAGGTTTCTAACAGTGACTAGTGCAACATCTGAGGTTACACCTTCTAAAGAAGTCAGGTGCCCTGAGAAGGATCCGCAGTAGGACATATACCGTATAGGAGACTGCCTTAAATCCTGCACTTCTCTGACCAAAGCCAGTGTGTTCAAAAcgcaggaggaggaggcaccATCCTATTTTCCTACACTTACACAACAGTCAGAGACCTGAGTTTATTCCTCGTCTGAGGAATTTTGAACCCACAGCTCTTCCCTTCCAGGAGAATACCCCAATGCTACAGGGGGACACATGTATTCTGTACTCTGTTGAAGCGCTTCCGTTAGAAAGATTAATGAAATCAGGGGGAGAAGGCCAGATAATTGTTTTACCCAGTGACTTAAATAACAAATTATACAGAGTGCTGGAGCTGGCGCTGCTCACAAACACATGCCTGCCCGCTCATCCGGAGTCTCTGGTCACTCATTTCCCACTTGCAGTCCAACCAGGCTCTCGTTCTTTCCTGCGCCGTGGAGCCCCATCAAAAGGAGAGGTGGAGAAATGCTGCCTTGCCAACTCACACATTACAGCAGATTGTCTGTTGATTACATCTCTCCTCTTCCAAAAAACAACTCTAAACAAATAAGGCATAGTATTTGCCTGGGACAGCTTCCACAAACAGTAAAATGCTCAAATAAAAACACTAGGTAGGAAAGCCTGGCCAGATGAGAAggctcttcctctcctctgcatttttatatacatCAACAGCTGTTCTCACAGAACCTTGACATGCTAAACGCAAAGTATTTAACTATCTGTCTGTGTTATCCTacctgttttattttgaataacTGAATGCCACCGTAGTGATCAGGGaatcttcctcttttcctgtAAATTTTTTATTAGGGACCTCCTAATctctaaatatttaaagcttTATTTGTTTGACACGTTGAATTAATTGACTATTAATACAAAACCTCCCACAAAGAAGCGACAGATATACCACCTCAAGCTGTGATGTCTTTGCTTCTCACAGCCTAAGGCCTCGATTCTGCAATTACACACATTTATCTGTACTATGGTGAAGAATCCCAATGGGACGACTCACACTAGTGAAGTTAATCACATTTGTGAAGATCTGAGTCCTGTAGTTTTGGCTTGGGACTGTATTTGGATGAGATATCTTCAGGGAACCAAGATCTGAAGAAAGTAGCACCAGCAGTGTAGTGTTTGATGCTTCTTATGAATAACATTAGTACAATAAACCTGAAGGCGAAGGTGTTCTACTTGAAACTGGCTGGGGAATCGCCATGAACGGCTCACACCTACAGCCCTGCCACCAGCTTCCTCTTGACCTACACAAAACTACTGCAGGTCTGGATGCCTGCGCCTGTCCATCTGTAAAATCAGATGAATGACATGCACACACAACACAAAAGCACCAGGAGTAATTTTAAAGTGTCTCCAAAGTGATTTGAGATCTTTATAGGGAATCCCATGGAAAAGAAGTGATTATGAACTGTTTAGTATCAGTGAACCAAAGCCCTGTGAGAAgatataaaaccaaaatctgCATACCCATCAGCACTTCCTTAATTAATCCCACCGTCCTAGCAAGCTTAGTGTATTGCATTTCCTAATTAATTAACTAAAAAATCAAGCATCCCAGTACACTAGTTAAGAAATTATCTGTACCACAAAGTTTATTATGACTATACGGTGCTCTTGCAAATCAGTATACTTGAATGCTTCAGTCTAAATTTCGTCGGACTCCTGTTCTGTGTAGCATAAAGAGGGAAATGGCAGTATCTCCTCTTACGCTGCCCATTATCCACGCTCCATACCCATTGTTTTGCCAAGAGAAAGTTCTCGGGATGCCCAGGGGCACTGCGTGCGTTAAGGGTATTCTCGCTCTCTCCTGAAGGACGGGTGGATTACCCCTAATTTGCAGCAGCCGGGTACCAAACCAACGCCAGCACCGCTGAAACCCACCCTGTGCTGCCCCAGACCCATTTCTAAGCGACGCCTTCGCAGGGGGTTTCTCAACGGCCCATTTGTGCCACCGAGCTGCCAACAGCCACGGGCGGGATGGGTTATGGCAGCTCGTCTGACACCAGGGGACTTCCTGGGGCTTCCCCAGACCGCCTCGGCCTCGCACCGCAGCCGTTTGCCGCCTTCCACCGCTCCCGGGCCTGACTGACAGAGCAGGCCCGGGGGCGGGAGCACGGCCGCCCGGCACCTAAGGCACGAAGGACTGCACAGCCCCGCGGCCCTGCCGCCCGCGGGTGCGGCCTGCAGGGTCTCGGCACCCCCGGGGTCTCGGCACCCCCTGGGTCCCGGCGaccggcggggccgcggccctGAGGCGATGGCGGAAGCCTCAGGCGCGGCCCGCGGTTCCCCTCAGCCGCGGGCGTGGCTGCACGCAGAGCGCCTGCGCGGGCCCCGCCTCCGCTCCTCCAGGGCAGACGAGGCGTGGGGCAGAGCGGCCGCGCAGGCGCAGGCCTTCCGGTGCCTGCGGAGGCGGGACGGAGGGGGCCCCGGCAACCTCTCCGCCTCAGGAGACCGGCAGGGACCGGGGAGAGCAAAGGCAACGGCCCCAGACCGAACAatcaacaataaaaatgaaCCAGCTGGTGATGTTTTCACACGGGTTTCAGGAGGAATCCGACTCCAGGCCGGCCAGCGTCAGCCAGCGGGAAGGGCAAAGCGAGGCGTTAGTCAGGCGGAGCGGTGAACGGCGTTCCTTCGCGCCCTAAGCGATGGGCTCGTTTTGCCTGGTAATCAAATTAATTCTCTATCAAGTTTTCACGGGTTTTAACCCGTACCCGGTGAGTATTTTTCACACGTGCTTTGGGACGGCTCGCAGAAGTCACCGATCCTTTTTTCTTCGCCCTCGCCGCTCGCGGGTGGACGCTGCGCCGTCTCCTGCGCACTCGAGGACTCCCACCTCACGGAACGCCGGCTCCTCTGTACCAGCACCTCCCCACGGGTCGTCATCAAAAACCTGGATTTTCGCTATCCTGACGTTCGCATCCCGATTCCGCAGTCATCAAAATCCAGTCAAACTGGGGAATGTCGTGCCCCACCACACCCCAGGAACACAATAATGACCTTCCTCCGTGGGACGGCAGGACATCTTCCACCCGGACTGTAACTACTCACTGTAGGCTCCAAATTCTGCCTACAACGGAGAACGCTCATGCCTTTGCACGCACGCGCGTGCCTATACATTGTGCCTGGGCACAGGCACTCTGAGTTTGCCATGCTGATCGCTAAGTAAACCTCCTTCTGCTCCAGTTATGTTTCTCAGACATACACTGCTTCCACCCCAGatacacaaaaacattttctgagttTCATCAACCTATAACTAATCTAAACTGGCTGTTCAGGAATAATCAAATTAACGTGGACTCCAACCAATGGCAAATCTCATCTCACACACATgtcaaatgaacaaaaataaacactgaaacaggaggcaacattaagaaaaatcttCAAAGTTTACACATTCTTACAAACAGGAAGCTTTTCCATCATATTTGTGAACAAAGTCTTTGCACTGATGCTGCCTTAAGCTACCTAACATTGCTTTGCTGGTAGTACTGTCATTTCACCATAGTCAAAAGGCAACCTGGATCCTTTGGGGTTTCTGTTAATAATTATGCATAGACTGAAGAATTCTTAAACACAAATTCACTGGCTCAAGGAAAGCAAACTGACTTGTCAGGATTGTAGTTTAGTATGACTTCGCACAATGGTTTCTAAGCCTTTGCACACTAACTACAGTTTTCTAACAATTCTTATATAAGGTAGAATAGTTTTGCTCCACAAGCTACTGACACAGAATGGTCTGACTAGTATTGTTACTGCAGTTTCTAAACTGAATAGTGCTGCTCCTATAAATTACAGAATGTGAAGTGTGAATTAATATTCCTGTTTCACTGTGTTAATAGAGACTAACTTTTTGGTAATTACTATTGCTGATAAATGACATTTTCTCTTCTAGCTGAAATAAACTTCCACTGCTTTTCAGGCAACACTGAGCTGTATTTTGAgatgggatttgggggttttaatACATATGTAATGCCGGTTTGAATTATGACAAAGGGATTAGTTGTgctgctgggagaaaaaaaaaaggcctaaTTCTTTACTGTAGTCATCCAGCCTGGTTTACAGACTACAGTAAGAAATTATCACATCAACATttacaagaacaaaaccaaacttctTTAAAACTGGCAACCTAAGAATACGTGGAACCTCTGTGATATGGACATGAGACCTGACCATGTGGTACACAGccaagttttaaaaagtaactCCATTAAATCTGCAggcatgttttcttctgttggcaattaattttttccctacCCCCAAGGGAAACTAATGGGACACCTCTTTAATCATTAGAAGATACTCAAAACTACATTACAGTATCAGTATGTGAATATAGGACAGATTTAGATGACAACATTTTACAACTTGGTAAAATACAATCtccctgaaaaataaaagttattagAACACGTTATCATCAAGCCTGGTCATCCAGGTCCTGTTTGCAACTCTGCTGCTGGTTTAAAGTGGGACTTTCAGCAAAATAGTTACATCTGTTTCCCCATTTGTCAGTTGGCAGCTACCAATACCTCTCTTCCTCATACAACTGAGGAGGCACAGAATCAAGTTAAGCTCTGGTGCAGAAGCAGAGACATCCAGTGAAGACTGTTACATCATGGATTAACTTCTCTGTTTGTAAAGTGCATGGTATAATCAGCACGTacgaaaaggaaaaatggactAAAAATGAGCCCTTTGAAAGAGATACAGAGTGAGAGCAGAATGTCTTGCACTAAGGTTATGTATTTAACagttttacatgaaatatttatatataaaaacttTGTTAAGTGCTTTTTCTccaatttaaaaatctaaagaaTTCAAAAATAAGGCATTCAATATTTGAAAAAGTACAGATTTACAAAATGTGTATATTCTGCCATGAAAACTCCACACCAACATTatacacttggaaaaaaatacaaacaggaTATATTACAAATTTATGTAGCAATAACTTAGTTCATACCATGCAATAAAAAGTACGTTAATCAAGATACACAAGCTTTTAAACTTCCTAAACTGGAGGGCTTAATTCCATTTGCAAATGAGTTTTTATGCAAATTCTTAGAACTGTGGCACTTGAAATTTCTGGTAGCCTTTCTATTGAGAGTTAAATTGTACATAATGATTATGAGGATGGAGAGTAACAAAGCAGCTGTTACGAATCATTCCAACTTTGTTCGACAATAGCTGAAACTCTTTTCTCATATTCGCGTTTGTTCTCCTGATAGAGTTGTGCCGCCTGACTGTTTGCTGGACTGTTTGGATTAGGTTCATCAAGCAGAGACtgtaaaaaggggaaaacaaaatgtgagACAAACCAACACATTTTAAATCAGGGAAAAATCAACTTAAAACTTTCAAATCAAATGTGTTTCAGGAGACAGACACGACTCGTAAGAgcccaactgaaaaaaaacccaacagttaAACTCATGGTTAGGCACCCACAATTACACTACTGAACCtcaaattatatattgcataaGCATTAGCACTGCGTACACTTCTAGGTTCACAAACCTAACAGATACATGGTCATTTGTGCCAGTTAGCAGTATTGCTAATTGATGGTAACTGATTATTTGGTAATTACACTACTACTGTCATCCAGGACTAAAGAGGGGCTTAAGATGCCTCCTACAAAACTTCcctgtagaaaaataaaaacaatgacacaggagaaaagaaaatgtacatttttgatgtgccaggccatttTTACTTATTCCAAGTAAAGCAGGTTTCAGCAGTATTGTCTCCCTGAGGACTTCATAGGGCAAGACTTCACAATAAAGTCTGGTGTTTCAAACACTAGGCAAATTCCTACATCTGATGTCCTATCTTGActaaaaacagttaaaaaggAATCCAAATCAGTAACAGTTTTCCTGTAAAAAAGTATCTAATGGCACTTTTGTAGCTCAAAATTAGTAATTACACAGGCCAGCACCTTAACCTTTATTTGATCTAAAAGGCTACTGCTTAGCTCACAGGTATCTGAAGTCCCCCTTGACACAGATACCTGCTAGCCACATCACTGAGCTCCGTATTTGGGAGTAGAGACTAACACCACTACAGTTACTTGCTAAAACAGATGTAAAGTTACCTGAATTGAAGTTAAAATAGATGAAACATCATATGTTGGACTCCAGCGATTCTGAAGAATATCTAAACATATGCTACCATCCGCATAAACTGTAAATACAACATAGATATCATTTAGAAACTATCAGATTTACTTTAGTTTGCTCATTACATACTGTTCAAGGCAGAGCTACTGTTCCAGTTCAGACTGTGCTTAAATTAATGCTTTAGGAAAGAGGACAAGCAGTTACGTCTCACAATTTTCTGTAGTCTGACATCCTGTATTTTGAAGGAGATATATTACTGGCAGTAACAGAACACTTaagtggaagagaaagaaggtcTAAAGATTATGGCACTAGCACAGGAGCTGGCAGACTTGGTTTCTTGCTCCTCTTGTGTGACTGGCCCAGATCCACACAGAGGTGAGGCCTCCCGGAGAGCAGCGAGCCATTTATAGGAGGAGTGGAATCCACTGCACCGGCCGTGGATCTCTCAGTCTGAACGGACTCACGCACTGAATGGCGGGAGTTCTTGCCCCGCTTTCACATACTCTACGCTCACTGTGAGAGACACTAAGGCAGacaacagaaaatactgaaaagtcTGCCTGAAACCCTACTTCTGTCTGGATACTTATCAGTAGTCTTAATAAAGAGCCCGTATGAAACTGAGACTCGCCACTCAAACTTCCTACGCCCTAGCCTTCTAGCTTGTTCATGCCAGTAAAAACCAACAAATGATAAAAACCCTGTCAGAGGCATACTGGCCTGCATGTTACGTGACAGGTGAATGGTTAGATGGCACTGTCTAAAAAGTCACAGCACCGAAGCCAAGGTCAGCCTCTGTTCAAAGAGGGCTCAAGCTACAAGAAAAGCTGAATTGGGCTTATGCTGCAACCCTCAAATTGAATCTATACTCCCCTTTGCTACAGAGGGGCTTGGAAAAGTAGAAGGCATGGTTTGTGTTTTCTGCATGCAGGAATAACTGGATAAAACCTATTAAGTGCTGGAGCAGGAACCATGGCACTCTCTCTCATAAGGCTGGCCTCACCATTGAGTTTGGGtcagcctcctcctctgcaCTCACCTACGACCGTGCATTGCGACCTTCTTCCTTGTGCTAGTACTGGTTGGTACAGTGAACCAAGCAAAGGCATGGAATGGGCTGAAATCTAGCctgacagaaataaataacatttggCTCGATAGTTCCCTACTCCAATTTACGATGTGGCTGCACATACACGATTGCTGTTAAATGGAAGGGGGCAGGAATCTGCAACCAGAATTGCCTCTTTAAGCCAACCTAagtgcagctgctgctgaaaatgctCACAGGTTTTGCTACAGAGGCTATATATTGATTAGAAAGAGACAGATAGCTGCTTCTTAATAGCATAataattcttaatttttcatCAAGCAGTTGCTGTCCTAGGCATCTACTTAGAAGCTAGCAATGAAGAGAGATGGCGAGCTGTTAGGCATTCTGGAGCTTTGCAGAATACATGACCACACCGTAATATTTAATGGGTATTACagctaaataaaaatgatttaCTCACCATTTGGATGGAACATTTTTGATAAAAACCTAACAGTTGGAGGCTTATTTGGatattcttcagaaaattctATTACTAGTTTAAAAGTACCTGTCCAAACAAACATAAATACAATCAGATAACCAACACCAAAAGAACACCTCCAGGAACATATACAGCATCAGCTAATTTATCTGCTCCATGATCGGTATTGCTTCTCACCATTATATAAACAAACAACACTGGGTCTGGTTTCTTTTCATATATTTCAAGTGATAATGGAACTACTACTCTAGTGATAGTAAtaaacccagcagcagctaggTGGAAGCTTGGAGACTCACTGTACACATGGCAAAGGCAGCTAGATCCAACATCAATCATTCCACCACCCTCACCTTTTTCTGTGACCCAACATGCCGGTTCCATGGACTTCAGTGACTTTAAGGCGTTTCATTAAGAAGGCACTGTGGTGCCAGCAAAGAAACACTGGAATTTCATAATCGGCAGTCTCAGTCTTTGGAGCTCGTGACCGATTCACTGAAAACCTTTATTATGGATCAGTGAATAATTTACTGTAACTCCTCCAACCCAACACAGAGAAAAACCCATCTGCTGCCGATTACTGCAATAATACTATAATTATTAAACTCATTATTCCTCATATGCCTAAGGGAGCTTCATTACACACCAACTTTCATGTTTATGCACAAATTCGGTATTCCCTCCCCCTCACTGAGTTCTATATTCAGAACAATTGAAGATCCTTCACCTGTTCTTCATTAGGAGAACAGAGATGAATCAAACATGCCACAAAGATGAAACCAGAAAAGCACGCTGTCTTGTTGAGCTTAGCTATGGAGATGTGAAAACACATCTGGCAGCATTAGACCAACTTCCCCCACTAAAAGCTCTAGTGTATATGTATAAACAAGTCTTGGTATAAGCACTGTTTCATAGCTTTCTAACCATCATCAGTATGACAAGACATTGCTTAtatcaaaatacatatttttatagtCAATGAGACCTTACTCCTTCACTTGCTTGCTTAGTTTGTTCCAGATTATATACAGACAACatctattattttttcaaagcagaacaaTGTTCATACTGGCAATATTTATAAGAATGACAGAGGATATAAAAGTTAGCGGCTTACCATCTTCAAAAGGTGTCCCTTCCGGCctgaaaggttttaaaaataaactccagTTAAAAATGATCATTACCTACTTCTTAACAGGCACAATGAATTTGTATCATCTTCTTCATCCTCCCCAAGACATAGGTAGAGGCAATAACTTAAATATTTAGAGAAGTATCCAGAGGCAACCTCTGAGAGCTTTGGCGTATCTAAGATACTTTCCCATAGCCAGTCTGCTAGTTGAGATATCTACTTTATCATCATGCCAAACAATACATATGCCATTATGTGACTAGATTGGAATTACTGAGCAAATTACTAGCAAGCATTCTTCAGTTTTATGAAAGGATACTAAGCCAGTTCCTGTTCTGTAGGATATCTAAGGTAACTTCCTAGACAGAACCGGTACCATGTTCTACTGGGAATCAATCCAATCAATGCTAATACAGCTGGATTTAACAGCCGAGAACATGCGGCTCTTATGTACTTTAAAGAGGAAGCCTGCTTTTTCATAACACAACTCCTACACAGTCTAACCTATTTCTTAAGCCATATGCAAGCTTTATTCAAAAAAGATGAACAAAttctaaatttttctttcctatgcaTTCTGTATTACCTCTGAAAACAGATTCTTACCACAACAGCACACTTGGTCATTTTTCCAAGTTTCCTGACTTCATGTACATAAAATAAGAGAATcattgtaaaaacaaaacccaggttTTGTTATATTTAGCCCTTTGATATAGAGTTTTATAGTGATCAAAAACTCTTACCCAAATATAACTGCATTCCATTGCATTATATTATTCTCAGATGGTGCACCACTGACACCCACAGGAGGGTCTTCTTGCAATCTAAGAATTACAAATATAGAAAAACAAGCCTTATATAAATGAAATACTTCCACCTGCAAGTATAATTTAACAGTAATATCCagaatttgtaaatattttctcattccAAATCAGAAGGTACACAAAGCATTACACACAGATTATCAATACTCTGCAAGACAAACCTACAAGGTGATGCACATCGAGATTTTCTCATGTATTACACCAACACGCTACAACAACCCAACAGGTTAGATTAAGTGTGCAGGGAACAAAGCATTAACTCTAAGAATAATTTAAAGCACCACATACAGCTGGGATTTACAGTACGAGATAGCGAACTGTGGAAGAGCAATTGTTGCTGGCTGCCACAATGAAGAGAACAAATCGCAGCCACAAACAGGAGCTGAAAACCAGCCAGTGACACTTACACAGCCTACTTGCTGGGACTAAGCGCAAGGGACCGTCAGTGGAGCTTTTCCTGCATTCCCAGATCCGTATGTGCATGTGGCTAAATTTGGTATAAGCCTATTTTGACTGGCAAGCTGACTGCTTCAAAAGGGAGCATGGGGAAAACCTGTGTACTGCTCCCTCTTACCAGTTCAACAAACGTGTTTCTCTAAAGTAATCATGTAAACATTTTGAATTCTTTCTAGTTCCTTAATCC includes the following:
- the UBE2B gene encoding ubiquitin-conjugating enzyme E2 B isoform X1, whose amino-acid sequence is MSTPARRRLMRDFKRLQEDPPVGVSGAPSENNIMQWNAVIFGPEGTPFEDGTFKLVIEFSEEYPNKPPTVRFLSKMFHPNVYADGSICLDILQNRWSPTYDVSSILTSIQSLLDEPNPNSPANSQAAQLYQENKREYEKRVSAIVEQSWNDS
- the UBE2B gene encoding ubiquitin-conjugating enzyme E2 B isoform X2, yielding MRTKPVSNRLQEDPPVGVSGAPSENNIMQWNAVIFGPEGTPFEDGTFKLVIEFSEEYPNKPPTVRFLSKMFHPNVYADGSICLDILQNRWSPTYDVSSILTSIQSLLDEPNPNSPANSQAAQLYQENKREYEKRVSAIVEQSWNDS